CGATCAGGTGCAGGCGCGTCTGCATGCCGGCCATGGCGTAGACCTGACCGCCGAGCTGCGGGATGAAGAACGAGTTCATCACCGAATCCGACGTGATGCGGAAATTCACCGGCGTGCCCACCGGAATCGCGAGCTGGTTCACCGACGCGATGCCGAGTTCCGGATAGATGAACAGCCACTTCCAATCGAGCGCAACGACTTCGACGTCGATCGGTTTCACCGACGACTCCAGCGGCTTGTACGGATCGAGTTCGTGCGTGGTCTTCCACGTGAGCACGCCGAGGAACAGGATGATCAGCGTCGGCACCGTCCAGATCACGACCTCGATCGCGGTCGAATGCGACCAGTTCGGCGCGTAGGTCGCGTTGCGGTTCGATGCGCGATAGCGCCACGCGAACCAAAGCGTGAGCAGGATCACCGGCACGACGACGACCAGCATCGCCCAGGTGGACGTCGCGATCAGCGCCTTTTCGGCGGCACCCACACTACCTTTCGGATTTAGTACATCTAAATTACAGCCTGACAGGCTCAGTGCCGCACCGATTGATATCAGCGCCGACCAGCCTCTTGAAGCTTTTCTTTTCATCACACAGCCCGAGGGTCATTGAATCCGTTTGCGTATGCCCGATGCGCATTCGATTCACGAAAGTGGCCGAATCATACGTCGCGCGGGTGCGATGAAAAACTGGTTGATGCGGCAAATCATCATTGCAAAATCTGCCGTGAGTCACATTGTCGCGGGGCAATTTCACGCAGCCGGAAGCGGGCCCGGCGCTCGCCGTGCCGGACCTCGATAGATGCGTGCGCAACGAGCCGTATCGCCGTGCGATGCGGCCCGCTTGCGCGGCTCGATGCGTTGGGGTCAGTCGTGCGTCGACGCCATGTACGACGGCAGCGCCGGAACGGGGCCGTCCCCTGCCGGCACCTTCGACTGGCTTGCTTCCTGGATCAGCTTGCCGACGGTCGGATCGATCGCGTCGGTGAACGGCTTCGGATCGATGCCGATCGCCAGCACGACCAGCGCGAGCGACGCGAATATCACGATCTCGCGACGATTCAGGTCGGCGAGCTTTGCGATCCGCTGGCTCGCGACCTTGCCGAACACGACGCGCTTGAGCATCCACAGCGTGTACGACGCGCTGAGGATCAGCGTCAGTGCCGCGATCGCGCC
The DNA window shown above is from Burkholderia cepacia and carries:
- the cyoA gene encoding ubiquinol oxidase subunit II, which encodes MKRKASRGWSALISIGAALSLSGCNLDVLNPKGSVGAAEKALIATSTWAMLVVVVPVILLTLWFAWRYRASNRNATYAPNWSHSTAIEVVIWTVPTLIILFLGVLTWKTTHELDPYKPLESSVKPIDVEVVALDWKWLFIYPELGIASVNQLAIPVGTPVNFRITSDSVMNSFFIPQLGGQVYAMAGMQTRLHLIADEPGNYAGTSANFSGRGFSDMKFRTLAEPREQFDAWVQKVKASPDRLDATVYGTVAQPSEKAPVRYFSSVDPRLFHNIIAKYNDGHVLDLKDAACGTKG